The following DNA comes from Streptomyces pristinaespiralis.
GAGGGCAGCTTCGGCGCCTACACGGACGACGACTTCGTCAAGCGCGGCGGCCGCAAGTGGCTGAAGCGCTCGCTGTACATCGTTCTCGCCCTGGCGGTCGTCGGCGGCGGTCTGTACGGCGGCTACCGCTGGACCCAGACCCAGTACTACGTCGGCACCAAGGGCGAGCACGTGGCGCTGTACCGCGGCATCAGCCAGGACCTCGCCTGGCTGTCGCTCTCGGAGGTCGAGAAGGACCACCCCGAGATCGAACTCAAGTACCTACCGCCTTACCAGCGCAAGCAGGTCGAGGCGACGATCACCGAGGACAGCCTCGTCACGGCCCGCGCGAAGATCGACGAGCTCGCGAAGCAGGCAGGCGCCTGCAAGAAGAACGAGGAGCGCCGCGAGGCCGCCGATCGAGCGAGCACCCCGCCTCCCGGCGAGGGCGAGGCCGGCGGCACCGCCGGCACGCCCACCACCCAGGACGCAAAGACCAAGCCGACCGCAGCCTCTCCCTCCCCGGGTCCCACCCTCTCGGAGGAGGAGCAGAAGCTGGCCTCGAACTGCGGCAAGCAGTAATAGTCCGTAGGGGGCCTTCTCCACCATGAGCGTTGTCACCAACACGACCACGATCGGCGCGATCGACGCACCGAGCCGGCGGAACACCGAGCTGATGCTGCTCGGTTTCGCCGTCGCCATCCCGGTGTTCGCCTACATCAACGTCGGCCTCGCCCTCGACGGCGAGCTGCCCGCGGGTGTCCTCGGTTACGGCCTCGGCCTCGGCCTGCTCGCGGGAGTGGCCCACCTCGGGGTGCGCAAGTTCGCGAAGTACGCCGACCCGTTGCTGCTGCCGTTGGCGACGCTCCTGAACGGGCTCGGGCTGGTGATGATCTGGCGGCTCGACCAGTCGCCCCGGCTGATCCAGCGCGTGGAGAGCCTGTACGGCAAGGGCGCCTTCAGCCCTGACGCGCCCAAGCAGCTGATGTACTCGGCGATCGGCATCGCCCTGTTCGTCGGCGTGCTGATGCTCCTCAAGGACCACCGCATCCTTCAGCGCTACACGTACATCTCGATGGCGGTCGCGCTGATCCTGCTGATCCTGCCGATGTTCTTCCCCGCCGTGAACGGCGCCAAGATCTGGATCAGCCTCGGCCCCTTCTCCATCCAGCCCGGCGAGTTCGCGAAGATCATCATCGCGGTGTTCTTCTCCGGCTACCTCATGGTCAAGAGGGACGCCCTCGCTCTGGCCAGCCGCCGCTTCATGGGCCTGTACCTGCCCCGCGGACGGGACCTCGGCCCCATCCTGGTGGTCTGGGCCATGTCCATCCTGATCCTCGTCTTCGAGACCGACCTCGGCACCTCGCTGCTCTTCTTCGGCCTCTTCGTGGTCATGCTGTACGTCGCCACGGAGCGCACCAGCTGGATCGTCTTCGGTCTGCTGATGTCGGCCGTCGGCGCCGTCGGTGTGGCCTCGTTCGAGCCGCACGTCCAGCAGCGCGTCGAGTTCTGGCTCAACCCCTTCGCCGAGACCACCTGGGAGCAGAGCAACCAGATCGGTCAGGCGCTGATGTCCTTCGGCGCCGGCGGGACGCTCGGCACCGGCCTCGGGCAGGGCGACTCCGACCTGATCGGCTTCGCCGCCAACTCCGACTTCATCCTCTCCTCCTTCGGTGAAGAGCTCGGGCTCGCCGGCATGATGGCGTTCCTGATGGTCTACGGCCTGATCGTGGAGCGCGGCGTACGCACCGCCCTGGCCGCCCGTGACCCGTTCGGCAAGCTGCTCGCGATCGGCCTGTCCGGCGCGTTCGCCATCCAGGTCTTCGTCGTCGCCGGCGGTGTCATGGGGCTCATCCCGCTGACCGGTATGACGATGCCGTTCGTCGCCTACGGCGGCTCTTCCGTGCTCGCCAACTGGGCGCTGATCGCGATCCTGATCCGGATCAGCGACACCGCGCGCCGGCCCGCGCCCGCGCCGGCCCCGTCCCCCGACGCCGAGATGACCCAGGTGGTCCGACCGTGAACAAGCCCCTGCGCCGGATCGCGATCTTCTGCGGACTGCTCGTGCTGGCCCTGTTGGTGCGAACCAACTGGCTCCAGTACGTCGACGCCGACGAACTGAACGAGAACTCGAAGAACCGTCGTATCCAGATCGAGCGTTACGCGTACGAGCGCGGCAACATCATCGTCGACGGCAAGCCGATCACCGGCTCCGTCGAGACGAACGACACCGACTTCAAGTACAAGCGCACGTACGTCGACGGTCCCATGTGGGCACCGGTGACGGGCTACGCGTCGCAGGCGTACGACGCGAACCAGATCGAGAAGCTCCAGGACGGAATCCTCACCGGCAACTCCGACCAGCTCTTCTTCGACCGCACCATGTCGATGTTCACCGGGGACACGAAGCGCGGCGGCAACGTCGTCACCACCCTCAACGGCGCCGCGCAGAAGGCCGCCTACGAGGGCCTCGGCGACAAGAAGGGCGCCGTCGCGGCCATCGACCCCAAGACCGGCAAGATCCTGGCCCTGGCGTCCACCCCGTCCTACGACCCGTCCTCCTTCGCCGGCTACTCCGGCAAGGACGAGAAGGCGTGGCTCGCGCTGGAACGGGACAAGGACAAGCCGAAGCTGAACCGCGCGCTGCGCGAGACCTACCCGCCCGGTTCGACCTTCAAGGTCGTCACCGCGGCGGCGGCCCTCGAGCACGGGGTCATCCAGGACATCGACGACCCGACGGACACTCCGGAGCCCTACATCCTGCCGGGCACCAGGACCCCGATGGTCAACCACGCGAGCGGCTGCGAGAACGCCAGCCTCAACGAGGCGCTCCGGGTGTCCTGCAACTCGGTGTTCGCGAAGCTCGGTGACGATGTGAGCCGCGACAAGATGGTGGAGACCGCGGAGAAGTTCGGCTTCAACAACCCGGAGATCGACACCCCGGTCCGCGCTTCCGCCTCCGTCTACGACAAGAAGATGTCCCGGGACGGCAACGCGCAGTCCTCCATCGGCCAGTTCAACACCGCGGCCACCCCGCTGCAGATGGCGATGGTCACCGCGGCGATCGCCAACGACGGCAAGCTGATGAAGCCTTACATGATCGACCAGCTGGTCTCCCCGAGCCTGGAC
Coding sequences within:
- a CDS encoding FtsW/RodA/SpoVE family cell cycle protein, producing MSVVTNTTTIGAIDAPSRRNTELMLLGFAVAIPVFAYINVGLALDGELPAGVLGYGLGLGLLAGVAHLGVRKFAKYADPLLLPLATLLNGLGLVMIWRLDQSPRLIQRVESLYGKGAFSPDAPKQLMYSAIGIALFVGVLMLLKDHRILQRYTYISMAVALILLILPMFFPAVNGAKIWISLGPFSIQPGEFAKIIIAVFFSGYLMVKRDALALASRRFMGLYLPRGRDLGPILVVWAMSILILVFETDLGTSLLFFGLFVVMLYVATERTSWIVFGLLMSAVGAVGVASFEPHVQQRVEFWLNPFAETTWEQSNQIGQALMSFGAGGTLGTGLGQGDSDLIGFAANSDFILSSFGEELGLAGMMAFLMVYGLIVERGVRTALAARDPFGKLLAIGLSGAFAIQVFVVAGGVMGLIPLTGMTMPFVAYGGSSVLANWALIAILIRISDTARRPAPAPAPSPDAEMTQVVRP
- a CDS encoding peptidoglycan D,D-transpeptidase FtsI family protein; amino-acid sequence: MNKPLRRIAIFCGLLVLALLVRTNWLQYVDADELNENSKNRRIQIERYAYERGNIIVDGKPITGSVETNDTDFKYKRTYVDGPMWAPVTGYASQAYDANQIEKLQDGILTGNSDQLFFDRTMSMFTGDTKRGGNVVTTLNGAAQKAAYEGLGDKKGAVAAIDPKTGKILALASTPSYDPSSFAGYSGKDEKAWLALERDKDKPKLNRALRETYPPGSTFKVVTAAAALEHGVIQDIDDPTDTPEPYILPGTRTPMVNHASGCENASLNEALRVSCNSVFAKLGDDVSRDKMVETAEKFGFNNPEIDTPVRASASVYDKKMSRDGNAQSSIGQFNTAATPLQMAMVTAAIANDGKLMKPYMIDQLVSPSLDVIEKTEPEEMSRPVSSENAQLLQQMMENVVENGTGGNAAIDGVKVGGKTGTAQHGENNSKNPYAWFISYAKTDNGSPVAVAVVVEDSNARRDDISGGGLAAPIAKAVMQAVLGDKQ